One Setaria italica strain Yugu1 chromosome II, Setaria_italica_v2.0, whole genome shotgun sequence DNA segment encodes these proteins:
- the LOC101775483 gene encoding uncharacterized protein LOC101775483, producing the protein MGPAARERRRTLLLVNLASIMERADEALLPAVYREVGAALHATPAGLGALTLCRSIVQAVCYPLAAYAAARHNRAHVIAVGAFLWAAATFLVGVSDTFLQVAISRGLNGIGLALVVPSILSLVADSTDEDTRGSAFGWLQLASSLGFISGGFVGLLLAQTTVLGIAGWRVAFHLVAAISVAVGALTWFLAVDPHFPTGEGGGRQAGKRPASAREVLAEMVEDAKLVVRIPTFQIFVAQGVSGSFPWSALSFASMWLELIGFSHGDTAVLMTIFWVASSLGGLLGGKMGDFLAVRYPDAGRIVLSQISAGSAVPLATVLLLGLPEDPSAGVAYGVVLFVMGVFISWNGPATNLPIMAEIVPEKSRTNIYALDGTFESVLSSFAPAIVGLLAQRVFGYKPDDKGRSVQRDRENAESLAKALYTSIAIPFTVCTSIYSFLYCSYPRDRDRARRQSLAVSELQQMGHGSSCPQDGDGNGGPGGERVVTGVTCNHKELLEAEMDIVRLLDHDWKRGAKT; encoded by the exons ATGGGTCCAGCGgcacgggagcggcggcggacgctGCTGCTAGTGAACCTCGCGTCCATCATGGAGCGCGCCGACGAGGCGCTCCTGCCGGCGGTGTACCGGGAGGTCGGCGCCGCGCTGCACGCCACGCCCGCGGGGCTCGGCGCCCTCACGCTGTGCCGCTCCATCGTGCAGGCTGTCTGCTACCCGCTCGCCGCGtacgccgccgcgcgccacaACCGCGCCCACGTCATAGCCGTCGGCGCCTTCCTCTGGGCCGCCGCCACGTTCCTCGTCGGCGTCTCCGACACCTTCCTACAG GTTGCAATCTCGCGGGGTCTGAACGGCATTGGCCTAGCTCTGGTGGTGCCATCGATCCTGTCGCTGGTCGCCGACTCCACCGACGAAGACACGCGCGGCTCGGCGTTCGGGTGGCTGCAGCTCGCCAGCAGCCTCGGCTTCATCTCCGGGGGCTTCGTGGGCCTGCTGTTGGCGCAGACCACGGTCCTCGGGATCGCCGGCTGGCGTGTCGCGTTCCATCTCGTGGCGGCCATCAGCGTCGCCGTCGGAGCCCTGACCTGGTTCCTCGCCGTGGACCCGCATTTCCCGACGGGCGAGGGCGGTGGTAGGCAGGCCGGCAAGCGGCCGGCGTCCGCACGGGAGGTGCTCGCGGAGATGGTCGAGGATGCCAAGCTCGTGGTGCGGATCCCGACGTTCCAGATCTTCGTGGCGCAGGGTGTCAGCGGCTCGTTCCCGTGGTCGGCGCTCTCGTTCGCGTCCATGTGGCTCGAGCTCATCGGCTTCAGCCACGGCGACACCGCCGTCCTCATGACCATCTTCTGGGTGGCAAGCTCCCTCGGCGGCCTGCTCGGGGGGAAGATGGGCGACTTCCTCGCCGTGAGGTACCCCGACGCCGGCAGGATCGTGCTGTCGCAGATCAGCGCCGGCTCGGCCGTGCCGTTAGCCACCGTGCTGCTCCTGGGTCTCCCCGAGGACCCGTCCGCCGGCGTCGCCTACGGCGTCGTCCTGTTCGTCATGGGCGTCTTCATCTCCTGGAACGGCCCCGCCACAAACCT GCCTATCATGGCGGAGATCGTTCCAGAGAAATCAAGAACGAACATCTACGCGCTCGACGGGACCTTCGAGTCAGTGCTTTCATCCTTCGCGCCTGCAATCGTCGGCCTCCTAGCGCAACGCGTATTCGGGTACAAGCCGGACGACAAGGGGAGGAGTGTTCAACGGGATCGGGAGAACGCCGAGTCCCTAGCAAAGGCGTTGTACACGTCCATAGCAATACCGTTCACGGTCTGCACCTCCATATACTCGTTCCTGTACTGCAGCTATCCCCGGGATAGGGACCGTGCGCGCAGGCAGTCCCTAGCCGTTTCGGAGTTGCAGCAGATGGGGCACGGAAGCTCGTGTCCTCAAGATGGAGATGGTAATGGAGGTCCCGGTGGCGAAAGAGTTGTAACTGGTGTTACCTGTAACCATAAAGAGCTGCTTGAGGCCGAGATGGATATTGTGAGATTATTGGATCATGATTGGAAACgaggagctaaaacttga
- the LOC101775900 gene encoding uncharacterized protein LOC101775900, translated as MDQRQERDRRRTLLLVNLASIMERADEALLPAVYREVGAALHATPAGLGALTLCRSVVQAACYPLAAYAAARHNRARVIAVGAFLWAAATFLVGVSDTFLQVAISRGLNGIGLALVVPSIQSLVADSTDDGTRGSAFGWLQLASSLGLISGGFVGLLLAQTTVLGIAGWRIAFHLVAAISIAVGILNWFFAVDPHFPAGDDSTTANHQRDGKQPATAREVVAEMIEEAKFVVRIPTFQIFVAQGVSGSFPWSALSFASMWLELKGFSHGDTAVLMTIFWVASSLGGLLGGKMGDFLAVRYPDAGRIVLSQISPLSAVPMGAVLLLGLPDDPSKGVSYAVVLFVMGLLMSWNGPATNFPIFAEIVPEKSRTSIYALDRSFESVLSSFAPPIVGLLAQRVYGYKPNDKGESVQQDRENAASLAKALYTSIAIPFILCTAIYSFLYCSYPRDRERARMQSLIESELQQMEHESTCLEDGDARPKVFALANDGERATIGVTYDHKEAPEGEKDTVSLLANRES; from the exons ATGGACCAGCGGCAGGAGCGGGACCGGCGGCGGACGCTGCTGCTGGTGAACCTGGCGTCCATCATGGAGCGCGCCGACGAGGCTCTCCTGCCGGCGGTGTACCGGGAGGTGGGCGCCGCGCTGCACGCCACCCCCGCGGGGCTCGGCGCCCTCACGCTCTGCCGCTCCGTCGTGCAGGCAGCCTGCTACCCGCtcgccgcctacgccgccgcgcgccacaACCGCGCGCGCGTCATCGCCGTCGGGGCCTTCCTctgggccgccgccaccttcctcgtCGGCGTCTCCGACACCTTCTTACAG GTTGCAATCTCACGAGGCCTGAACGGCATCGGCCTGGCTCTGGTGGTGCCCTCGATCCAGTCCCTGGTCGCAGACTCCACCGACGACGGCACGCGCGGCTCGGCGTTCGGCTGGCTGCAGCTCGCCAGCAGCCTCGGCCTCATCTCCGGAGGCTTCGTCGGCCTGCTGCTGGCGCAGACCACGGTCCTCGGGATCGCCGGCTGGCGCATCGCCTTCCACCTCGTGGCTGCCATCAGCATCGCCGTCGGGATCCTCAACTGGTTCTTCGCCGTCGACCCCCACttccccgccggcgacgacagcACCACCGCCAACCACCAGCGCGACGGCAAGCAGCCGGCCACCGCGCGGGAGGTCGTGGCGGAGATGATCGAGGAGGCCAAGTTCGTGGTGCGGATCCCCACGTTCCAGATCTTCGTGGCGCAGGGTGTCAGCGGCTCGTTCCCGTGGTCGGCGCTCTCGTTCGCGTCCATGTGGCTGGAGCTCAAAGGGTTCAGCCATGGCGACACCGCCGTCCTGATGACCATCTTCTGGGTCGCGAGCTCCCTCGGCGGCCTGCTCGGGGGGAAGATGGGCGACTTCCTCGCCGTGAGGTACCCCGACGCCGGCAGGATCGTGCTCTCCCAGATCAGCCCCCTCTCGGCGGTGCCCATGGGCgccgtgctgctgctgggccTCCCCGACGACCCGTCCAAGGGCGTCTCCTACGCCGTTGTCCTGTTCGTCATGGGCTTGCTAATGTCCTGGAACGGTCCCGCCACGAACTT CCCTATTTTTGCGGAGATCGTCCCGGagaagtcaagaacaagtatctaTGCCCTTGACCGATCATTCGAGTCAGTGCTATCATCCTTTGCCCCTCCAATCGTTGGTCTCTTGGCTCAGCGTGTCTATGGTTACAAGCCAAACGATAAGGGGGAGAGTGTTCAACAAGATCGGGAGAACGCCGCCTCCCTGGCCAAGGCGTTGTACACTTCCATAGCGATACCGTTCATACTCTGCACGGCCATATACTCGTTCCTGTACTGCAGCTACCCCCGGGACAGGGAGCGTGCGCGGATGCAGTCCCTGATCGAGTCGGAGCTGCAGCAGATGGAGCACGAGAGCACTTGCCTAGAAGATGGTGATGCCCGGCCCAAGGTCTTCGCCTTGGCGAATGATGGTGAAAGAGCTACCATTGGTGTTACCTATGACCATAAGGAGGCTCCCGAGGGTGAGAAGGACACTGTGAGCCTGTTGGCGAACCGGGAATCATGA
- the LOC101758852 gene encoding MND1-interacting protein 1, which produces MAGQPRDRGSRASRKGRSARAGPAAAPPPASDPDPAAGEDAAPWLRATADELEERLLKRLDEAYAAALARLADLGHSEEASLEAVLRAGHCYGKLNDPVSNIVANARTYLSDPGHAGGGGFADLRRLEEYSLAGLVCLLQSSRPTLTRAEALWCLLSSDLRLEEAIAIGCSLNGKPVPAAAPAESEELPPPVAETPQRGHIHYNNTTAAAAQDPALFDPETFMRLAIHQGPAAATMSCLKAAGWSRSSGAAVEGQPKESFAKKLSTEELIESVVVELEALDIDKKDPTDANPDPKNQMVRDLIKQTREMEAQLKERREWAQGKAIQAARKLGADLTELRVLRMEHDENQRRKKEKQVMEDDTIKRLAHLENELKKKSGQLDRSNATVQRLEMENAEIRAEMEAAKLSASETERQCQGLLRKEKKDTKKLEVWERQKAKLKEDIAECKTKITQAERELSEVKKAIKNMEIKIREDTRAKEENVALLEEERRKKEAAKADSDRRLEELRRKKEVESQCYKDDLRRLQDELNRLQKSTGTNQPAVPSTNPPGMTNRSTARTSKQQPIQRPPAASNRPLPQPAQKPSRRRDCVVCKKEAAVVILLQCAHQVLCVGCNKLQEDKGVVRCPSCSAKIEERIRVFGASTN; this is translated from the exons ATGGCGGGACAACCCCGCGACCGCGGGAGCCGCGCGTCCCGGAAGGGCCGCTCCGCTCGCgcgggccccgcggcggcgcccccgccggcctccgATCCCGATCCAGCCGCGGGTGAGGACGCGGCGCCGTGGCTCCGCGCCACGGCGGACGAGCTGGAGGAGCGCCTGCTCAAGAGGCTGGACGAGGCgtacgcggcggcgctggcccgACTCGCCGACCTCGGCCACAGCGAGGAGGCGTCGCTTGAGGCCGTCCTCCGCGCGGGCCACTGCTACGGCAAGCTCAACGACCCCGTCTCCAACATCGTCGCCAACGCCCGCACCTACCTCTCCGACCCCGGCcacgccggcgggggcggatTCGCCGACCTCCGGCGCCTCGAGGAGTACTCCCTCGCGGGGCTCGTCTGCCTCCTCCAGAGCAGCCGCCCCACCCTCACCCGCGCCGAGGCCTTGTGGTGCCTCCTCTCTAGCGACCTGCGCCTCGAGGAGGCGATCGCCATAGGCTGCTCCCTCAACGGTAAGCCCGTacctgctgctgcccctgctgAGAGTGAGGAGCTCCCCCCGCCCGTGGCCGAGACCCCACAGCGTGGACACATCCACTACAATAACACCACAGCCGCGGCAGCTCAGGACCCCGCTCTTTTTGACCCAGAAACCTTCATGAGACTCGCGATACACCAGGGTCCTGCTGCTGCGACCATGTCCTGCCTCAAGGCCGCTGGTTGGTCACGGTCCAGCGGTGCTGCAGTGGAAGGGCAACCCAAGGAGTCCTTTGCCAAGAAGCTGTCGACTGAGGAGCTCATTGAGTCTGTTGTTGTGGAGCTTGAGGCGCTGGACATTGACAAGAAGGATCCAACAGATGCAAACCCTGATCCAAAGAATCAGATGGTGCGTGACCTCATTAAGCAGACAAGAGAGATGGAGGCGCAGCTCAAGGAGCGAAGGGAATGGGCACAGGGAAAGGCTATACAGGCTGCTCGCAAGCTTGGTGCTGATCTCACTGAGCTGCGTGTGCTGCGAATGGAACATGATGAGAACCAGCGGCGTAAGAAGGAAAAGCAGGTGATGGAGGATGACACAATAAAGCGCCTTGCTCACCTGGAGAATGAGCTGAAGAAAAAGAGTGGGCAGCTTGACCGGAGTAATGCAACAGTTCAGAGGCTGGAAATGGAAAATGCAGAGATACGTGCAGAGATGGAAGCTGCAAAGCTGAGTGCATCGGAGACTGAAAGACAATGCCAGGGTCTGttaaggaaagagaagaaggacaCCAAAAAGCTTGAGGTCTGGGAGCGCCAGAAAGCGAAGCTCAAGGAGGACATTGCTGAATGCAAGACAAAGATTACACAGGCTGAGAGGGAGCTTTCTGAGGTCAAGAAGGCAATAAAAAACATGGAG ATCAAGATAAGAGAGGACACAAGGGCCAAAGAAGAAAACGTGGCACTTTTGGAAGAGGAGCGCAGGAAGAAGGAAGCTGCGAAAGCAGACTCTGATCGCCGACTTGAAGAGCTTCGTCGGAAGAAAGAAGTTGAATCCCAGTGCTACAAGGATGACCTCCGGAGGCTGCAAGACGAATTGAACCGTCTGCAGAAGTCGACAGGCACAAATCAACCAGCTGTCCCATCAACCAACCCTCCTGGCATGACTAACCGAAGCACAGCACGGACGTCAAAGCAGCAGCCCATCCAGAGGCCACCAGCCGCATCCAACCGCCCACTACCACAGCCAGCCCAGAagccaagccgccgccgggACTGTGTTGTTTGCAagaaggaggcggcggtcgTGATCCTGCTCCAGTGCGCACACCAGGTCCTATGCGTTGGCTGCAACAAGCTGCAGGAGGATAAAGGCGTGGTTCGCTGTCCCAGCTGCAGCGCCAAGATTGAAGAGAGGATCAGGGTTTTTGGTGCGAGTACCAACTGA